From the genome of Candidatus Defluviilinea proxima:
ACTTTATCCACAGGGAACGGCGAGGGGAATGAATATGTCCGCAAAGAGTTGTATGTGGCAGTGAAGGGAATCCTGGAAGAAACGGCCGCATACCGTGCACACTTTGCGAAAGCGGATGTCAATAATCTTATGGGTTTGGAGTCGGAGTAGGCGTCGAAAGATCAGGGATGGAGATCGAGTCGATGTTGACCGAGCCGCCGGTGGAATGCTCGATATACAGTGTATGTGTGCCGCGCGTAAGAACAGGCGAACGCCAATCCATCGATTCTGTTGCGCTATTGGATTGATCGACCGGATACTCCGTACCATCCAGGTTGATATTGATACTTCCGAGGCTTGGCCCCGCCTGATAGGAAACGATCACTTGTTGCCCCACAAATGTGAATAGGGCCGCATTCCCCGCCGTGAAAGAAATATGAAGCGTGTTCTGATGCGCGCCAGTTACATTGTCTTGCTCCACCCATTCGCCATCATATATGATCTCGAAATATGTATCGTCCACCTTGCTCAACACAGCCTGAATGGTCGGCGTGATCGTCGCCGCTGTATTTTTCACAGGTGTTTGCGTGGGAGAACTATTATTTGTATTTGTGGTTGGTAATGCAATAGGCGGAGGTTCTGATGTCAATATGAACTCAGGCTCATCCGTCTCCTCTGGTGGTAAGAGTATCACAAGGGTTGCTGTCGGCTCGGGCGTCAGCGTGGAAAGGCCAGGCTCTGTGCCTAAATACACGTAACGAAACGGTGTCGCTGTTGCGGCAACCTGTGCAGGTGCGCGTTGACCTTTATAAAGCCACGCGCCAGCGACAATACAAATTCCCAACAGGGAAAAAATACCTAATAAGATCGGGGCAATAACGCCAATATCAATGGAAAGTTTTTTATTCATAGCTCATTGTTGTGAGATAAGTAAATTGCGCTTATCATGTGCGGGAGGATACCACACAACATGTATACCATAATACCCCACCCCGCAAACATCTCGCCATCAGAAGGGAATTTTACGATCACCAGCACTACAACAATCGCCACAACGAACAATCCTGAGATCATCGCCATTGCGAACACACTCATAGAACACATTCAAAAACTCACGGGGTTTGAAATCGCCACACATCAAAATGAAGGGGATATCAAACTTGAGTTGATAGACGATACAACTCTTGGAGAAGAAGGATATCGACTCAATATTTCTTCTGATGGGCTCTCCCTACAAGCACATCAACCCACTGGATTTTTCTACGGCATCCAGACTCTTCGCCAACTCTTTCACACGCCTCAAGAACGGACCTTCAGCCTGCCTGCCCTTTCAATCACCGATTCTCCCCGATATCCTTGGCGCGGAGCGATGCTCGATGTGGCACGTCACTTCTTCAGCATGGAGGACGTCAAACACTACATTGACTTGATCTCGCACTACAAGATCAACCGCCTGCATCTGCATCTCACTGACGACCAGGGTTGGCGCATTGAGATCAAATCATGGCCCAACCTCACAGCGCACGGATCCAAGACTCAGGTCAACGGCGGAGGCGGCGGCTTCTACACACAAGAACAATACAAAGAGATCGTGGAATACGCTCAAAGCCGCTATGTGATCATCGTCCCTGAGATCGACACCCCCGGACACACCAACGCCGCCCTATCGTCCTATCCCGAACTCAATGTCTCAGAGGAAGCGCCTGAATTGTACGAAGGCATCGAGGTGGGATTCAGTTCACTCGGCATCAATATGGAAGTTACTTATAAATTCCTGAACGACGTGATCGGTGAACTGGCCGCCATCACACCGGGACCCTACATCCACATCGGCGGCGATGAGGCCAAGTCCACACCGATAGAAGACTATAAACTCTTCATCAAACGTATCCAAGAGATCGTGTTCGCGCACAACAAGATCCCTGTTGGTTGGGCTGAGATCGGCGAAGCGGATCTGGACTCACGCACTCTTGCGCAACACTGGCAAGGCGCGGCTTATCAAGATGCAAAAAAGCAGGGATGCAAAGTCATCCTTTCCCCCGGAAATAAAACCTATCTTGATATGAAATACGATGAAACATTCCCACTTGGGCTGAATTGGGCGGGATACATCAGCGTGAAAGACTCCTATGATTGGGAACCCGGTAGCTACATGGACCAACTTGAGGAGAACGACATCCTTGGTCTCGAAATGCCCATCTGGTCAGAGACTCTCGTCACGATGAAAGATATTGAGCTGATGGCCTTTCCACGTCTACCCGGTCTCGCTGAATTAGCATGGTCACCAAAAAATCTGGGGTGGGAAGAATACAAAGTCCGCCTTGCAAAGCATGGCAAACACATGGAAAGGTTGAATATCAACTTCTTCAAATCACCCGATGTAGATTGGGAGTAAAAAACTGGAGGTCACTTTCGAAAGTGACCTCCAGTTTTTATTTCACTGCCTTGTCCGTGATCTCCAATGCCTTATCCAAAACATCAAAACCCTCTTTCAATTGCTCTTCGCTAATGATTAACGGCGGAATGATTAATACGGTATGCCAGTGTGTATACAAAAACAAGCCGTGATCCAGACAATATTTCCGTAACGCCACCATCTCCGGCGATGATCCATTCCACGGCGCCATCGGTTCTTTCGTTTTCCTGTCCTTGACCAACTCCAAAATCCCAAACAACCCAATCGAGCGGACATCTCCCACTGAGGGATGTGCCTCCCCCAGATCGGACAACATCCGCTTCAGCACTGGCCCCATGCTTGCCGCATGCTCAATAACTTTATCTTCTCTCATAGCCTGGATATTCGCCACAGCCGCCGCCAATGAGACTGGATGTGATGTGTACGTGAGTCCGCTTTCGAAGGGAGTGTCATTGAAGGCCGCCGCAATCTCTGGCTTCATGGCAACCGCTCCCAATGGCGCATACGCAGAGGTCAGTCCCTTTGCCATAGTGATGATATCTGGCACAACATCCCAGTGCTCAATGGCAAACCACTTGCCGGTACGGCCAAATCCGCTCATGACTTCATCCGCGATCATGACGATACCGTATTTGTCACACAAAGCGCGCACGCCTTGCATATATCCTTGTGGAGGGATGATGATTCCGTTCGTGCCCGTCACCGACTCCATGAGAATGGCTGCGATGGTTTTGGGGCCTTCATATAAGATAATTTCTTCCAGGTGATTTAAATAATCACGGGTGAATTCTTCTTCGGGGATATCAGGATTTGTCCGATGGAAGGTGGAACGATAACGATACGGGTCAAGAAAATGCACGATGCCAGTCATCAGGTTCGGTTCCCAGATGACGCGGCGCGGATCGCCGGTCGCGGCCATCGCACCGGCAGTCGCACCATGATATGAGCGATAGCGAGTCAAAATTTTGTGGCGACCGGTATATCCGCGTGCGAGTTTGATAGCGTTCTCGTTGGCATCCGCTCCGCCGAGGGTAAACAGGACTTTGGTCAAGGCTTGATGCGGGGTGATATCCGCAACCATTTTGCTCGCCAACGCACGGACTTTGGTCGTCATCCCCGGCGCGGCATATGGAAGTTCCGCCGCTTGCTCCTGCATGGTTTTGATAATGCGCTCATCCCCGTGACCGATGTTGACACACATCGTCATCGAGTTGAAATCAAGATACTGTTTATCGTCCACATCCCAAAAATACACACCCTTCGCCCGCTGAACAGCGATCGGATTGACCTTTGCTTGCGCTGACCAGGTGTAAAAGACATGCTCCTTGGATAGTGAAAGAATTTCATCGTCCGGAAGATCGAACATGGGGCTCCAATCAGACTTCGGAAGTCTTCGAGACTTCCGAAGTCTTTTTGTCAGATTATAACCCTCCCCGATTCTATGAACTGTGATAAACTTCGGCCCGTTCGAAATGGTACGTATATAACGTGCCTTTCCGCTCCTGGCGGGCTTACGGTCTGAACAGGAGCAATCCCATGGAAAGGAGGAACCCCTCATGCGAAAATATGAATTGATCTGCATTCTCCAGCCCGAACTGGACGAGACCGCTTTCAAAAGCGCTCTGGAACGTGTTCAAGGCTGGGTCACCGAATCAGGTGGAAGCGTAGATAAGACCGAGATTTGGGGTCGCCGTAAACTTGCTTTCGCGATCCACAAACAAACTGAAGGTCAGTATGTTCTGTTGAACGTCACGCTTGATCCCAAGTCAACCGGCGATCTGGAGCG
Proteins encoded in this window:
- a CDS encoding beta-N-acetylhexosaminidase produces the protein MYTIIPHPANISPSEGNFTITSTTTIATTNNPEIIAIANTLIEHIQKLTGFEIATHQNEGDIKLELIDDTTLGEEGYRLNISSDGLSLQAHQPTGFFYGIQTLRQLFHTPQERTFSLPALSITDSPRYPWRGAMLDVARHFFSMEDVKHYIDLISHYKINRLHLHLTDDQGWRIEIKSWPNLTAHGSKTQVNGGGGGFYTQEQYKEIVEYAQSRYVIIVPEIDTPGHTNAALSSYPELNVSEEAPELYEGIEVGFSSLGINMEVTYKFLNDVIGELAAITPGPYIHIGGDEAKSTPIEDYKLFIKRIQEIVFAHNKIPVGWAEIGEADLDSRTLAQHWQGAAYQDAKKQGCKVILSPGNKTYLDMKYDETFPLGLNWAGYISVKDSYDWEPGSYMDQLEENDILGLEMPIWSETLVTMKDIELMAFPRLPGLAELAWSPKNLGWEEYKVRLAKHGKHMERLNINFFKSPDVDWE
- a CDS encoding aminotransferase class III-fold pyridoxal phosphate-dependent enzyme, whose protein sequence is MFDLPDDEILSLSKEHVFYTWSAQAKVNPIAVQRAKGVYFWDVDDKQYLDFNSMTMCVNIGHGDERIIKTMQEQAAELPYAAPGMTTKVRALASKMVADITPHQALTKVLFTLGGADANENAIKLARGYTGRHKILTRYRSYHGATAGAMAATGDPRRVIWEPNLMTGIVHFLDPYRYRSTFHRTNPDIPEEEFTRDYLNHLEEIILYEGPKTIAAILMESVTGTNGIIIPPQGYMQGVRALCDKYGIVMIADEVMSGFGRTGKWFAIEHWDVVPDIITMAKGLTSAYAPLGAVAMKPEIAAAFNDTPFESGLTYTSHPVSLAAAVANIQAMREDKVIEHAASMGPVLKRMLSDLGEAHPSVGDVRSIGLFGILELVKDRKTKEPMAPWNGSSPEMVALRKYCLDHGLFLYTHWHTVLIIPPLIISEEQLKEGFDVLDKALEITDKAVK
- the rpsF gene encoding 30S ribosomal protein S6 yields the protein MRKYELICILQPELDETAFKSALERVQGWVTESGGSVDKTEIWGRRKLAFAIHKQTEGQYVLLNVTLDPKSTGDLERNIRYLEPVLRHMLTVV